One Anolis carolinensis isolate JA03-04 chromosome 5, rAnoCar3.1.pri, whole genome shotgun sequence DNA segment encodes these proteins:
- the nat8 gene encoding N-acetyltransferase 8 isoform X2, whose amino-acid sequence MATHHIREYHPEDYETVRDLFATGMSEYVPTLCVHMLKQPWVILILACTFCLLLTSSRSLLLPILAVTLLLAVGRQILGYIWSMYIDHCLQEDLLDIQATYATSKGACFWVAEADDRVVAIVGARPSEEHQGELMLKRMSVRKDYRGHGIAKALCRTVLSFARDRGYQSVVLNTLMVQHEARAMYEGVGFQVYRHYILPTIYGHLANCTISKYRYDIPSVD is encoded by the coding sequence ATGGCGACCCACCATATCCGTGAGTACCACCCTGAGGACTATGAGACTGTGCGGGACTTGTTTGCCACGGGAATGAGTGAGTACGTGCCGACCCTGTGCGTCCATATGCTGAAGCAGCCCTGGGTGATCCTGATCCTGGCTTGCACCTTCTGCCTGCTGCTCACCAGCTCCAGGTCGCTGCTCCTGCCCATCCTTGCCGTCACGCTTTTGTTGGCTGTGGGCCGCCAGATCCTGGGCTACATCTGGTCCATGTACATCGACCACTGCCTGCAGGAGGACCTGCTGGACATCCAGGCCACTTATGCAACCAGCAAAGGGGCTTGCTTCTGGGTGGCCGAGGCTGACGACCGTGTGGTGGCCATAGTGGGCGCCAGGCCTTCTGAAGAGCACCAGGGTGAGCTCATGCTGAAGCGCATGTCGGTTCGGAAGGACTACCGAGGCCACGGCATCGCTAAGGCCCTGTGCAGGACAGTGCTCTCCTTTGCCAGAGATCGTGGCTACCAGTCAGTCGTGCTGAATACCCTCATGGTGCAGCATGAAGCCCGCGCCATGTATGAAGGGGTGGGCTTCCAGGTGTATCGCCACTACATTTTGCCCACCATCTATGGCCACTTGGCCAACTGCACCATTTCCAAGTATCGGTACGATATTCCCTCTGTTGACTGA